In Sander lucioperca isolate FBNREF2018 chromosome 21, SLUC_FBN_1.2, whole genome shotgun sequence, the following proteins share a genomic window:
- the LOC116059303 gene encoding cell death-inducing p53-target protein 1-like, whose translation MTSSDSELKKISTELKYISLKRQQLLERKKIQCIFQELRNRAEFEQTEEADSKQLEIDSIDDKLKQLTERKAELQNSLESILNAKVKNSKKEVSFTSIQPTSVPGFKIFYVEPPPAIPAPSVILDMEKLPPCPCRTQCPECRQFITTETFTSVSSVTWLVCFMTALIGCVAGCCLIPFCLDKFKSTTHQCPKCRAFIRTIKKL comes from the exons ATGACTTCTTCAGACAGTGAGCTGAAGAAGATATCTACAGAGTTGAAATATATTTCACTCAAGAGACAACAACTTCTGGAAAGGAAAAAAATCCAGTGCATATTTCAAGAGTTGAGGAATCGTGCTGAATTTGAACAAACAG AGGAGGCAGACTCAAAACAGCTTGAGATTGACAGCATTGATGACAAACTGAAACAACTAACAGAAAGGAAGGCAGAGCTCCAAAATAGCCTTGAGAGCATCCTCAATGCCAAAGTGAAGAATAGCAAGAAAG AGGTCAGTTTCACCTCCATTCAGCCGACTAGTGTTCCTGGCTTCAAAATTTTCTATGTTGAGCCTCCACCTGCTATCCCTG CCCCTTCAGTGATTCTGGACATGGAAAAGCTTCCACCTTGTCCATGCAGGACACAGTGTCCAGAGTGTCGGCAGTTCATCACAACAGAGACTTTTACCTCTGTCAGCAGTGTCACCTGGCTGGTGTGTTTTATGACAGCTTTGATTGG ATGCGTGGCTGGTTGTTGCCTCATTCCCTTCTGTCTCGATAAGTTCAAATCTACCACACACCAATGTCCTAAGTGCCGAGCGTTTATCAGAACTATTAAAAAGCTCTGA
- the snrnp25 gene encoding U11/U12 small nuclear ribonucleoprotein 25 kDa protein isoform X1 encodes MMEELSQDTDGGGLSVKVEEVENENLTEMAALDADEEDEEALPHSEILDIFEEGLAQLVQDPLLCDLPIQVTLEEVNSQIALEYGQAMTVRVLKADGEIMPIVVVQNATVLDLKKAIRRFMELKQQREGGVKHVSWRYVWRTYHLVFQGEKLEDDKMRLKDYGIRNRDEVTFMKRLRKK; translated from the exons ATGATGGAGGAGCTGAGTCAGGACACTGATGGAGGAGGACTGTCTGTAAAGGTTGAAGAGGTGGAAAACGAGAACCTGACAGAGATGGCAGCTTTAGACGCAGATGAGGAAGACGAGGAGGCTCTTCCTCACTCAGAGATCCTGGATATTTTCGAGGAGGGACTTGCTCAACTTGTGCAGGACCCTTTACTTTGTGATCTGCCCATTCAG GTGACTCTGGAGGAAGTCAATTCTCAGATTGCTTTGGAGTACGGCCAGGCGATGACTGTGAGGGTTTTAAAGGCAGATGGCGAGATTATGC CCATAGTGGTGGTCCAAAATGCCACTGTCCTTGACCTGAAGAAGGCCATTCGCAGATTCATGGAGCTGAAACAACAACGTGAAGGCGGAGTGAAACATGTCAGCTG gAGATATGTTTGGAGAACTTATCATTTAGTATTTCAAGGGGAAAAGCTTGAAGATGACAAGATGAGGCTCAAAGA CTACGGGATCAGGAACAGAGATGAAGTGACGTTCATGAAGAGACTTAGGAAAAAGTGA
- the snrnp25 gene encoding U11/U12 small nuclear ribonucleoprotein 25 kDa protein isoform X2, whose protein sequence is MMEELSQDTDGGGLSVKVEEVENENLTEMAALDADEEDEEALPHSEILDIFEEGLAQLVQDPLLCDLPIQVTLEEVNSQIALEYGQAMTVRVLKADGEIMPIVVVQNATVLDLKKAIRRFMELKQQREGGVKHEICLENLSFSISRGKA, encoded by the exons ATGATGGAGGAGCTGAGTCAGGACACTGATGGAGGAGGACTGTCTGTAAAGGTTGAAGAGGTGGAAAACGAGAACCTGACAGAGATGGCAGCTTTAGACGCAGATGAGGAAGACGAGGAGGCTCTTCCTCACTCAGAGATCCTGGATATTTTCGAGGAGGGACTTGCTCAACTTGTGCAGGACCCTTTACTTTGTGATCTGCCCATTCAG GTGACTCTGGAGGAAGTCAATTCTCAGATTGCTTTGGAGTACGGCCAGGCGATGACTGTGAGGGTTTTAAAGGCAGATGGCGAGATTATGC CCATAGTGGTGGTCCAAAATGCCACTGTCCTTGACCTGAAGAAGGCCATTCGCAGATTCATGGAGCTGAAACAACAACGTGAAGGCGGAGTGAAACAT gAGATATGTTTGGAGAACTTATCATTTAGTATTTCAAGGGGAAAAGCTTGA
- the polr3k gene encoding DNA-directed RNA polymerase III subunit RPC10, which translates to MLLFCPTCGNVLIVEEGQKCMRFACNTCPYVHNITRKVNSRKYPKLKEVDDVLGGAAAWENVDSTAETCPKCGHLRAYFMQIQTRSADEPMTTFYKCCNAQCGHRWRD; encoded by the exons ATGCTTCTTTTTTGTCCAACTTGCGGAAATGTTTTAATTGTTGAGGAAGGACAGAAGTGCATGAGATTCGCCTGCAACACCTGTCCGTATGTACACAACATCACAAGAAAG GTAAATAGCAGAAAATATCCCAAGCTGAAAGAGGTGGATGATGTTCTTGGTGGCGCTGCAGCTTGGGAAAACGTGGACTCAACTGCTG AAACTTGTCCCAAGTGTGGGCATCTTCGGGCATATTTCATGCAGATTCAGACCAGATCAGCTGATGAACCTATGACAACTTTCTACAAATGCTGCAATGCTCAGTGTGGACACCGATGGAGAGACTGA
- the cdip1 gene encoding cell death-inducing p53-target protein 1 — MSSDPPPPYPGGPSAPLIEEKNGQPVPIRNAPIQGQPLPPDYGPPPYEGPHPGFLPPHVPGEGPMPMPMPQGGLYPPPPGHYPHPMPGQMGPGPSHFVHMEGHTATVLAPPGAATTVTVLQGEMFQTSPVQTVCPHCQQAIITRISHDVGLMNTLFCLFCFFVGCDLGCCLIPCLIDDLKDVTHTCPYCKGYIYTYKRIC; from the exons ATGTCCAGTGATCCTCCCCCTCCGTACCCCGGAGGTCCCAGTGCTCCACTCATTGAGGAGAAGAATGGACAACCTG TTCCTATAAGAAATGCCCCTATACAGGGACAACCCTTGCCTCCAGACTACGGTCCTCCACCCTACGAGGGCCCACACCCAGGCTTCCTTCCCCCACATGTTCCTGGAGAAGGGCCCATGCCAATGCCTATGCCTCAAG GTGGCCTTTACCCACCTCCGCCCGGTCACTATCCTCACCCAATGCCAGGACAGATGGGCCCTGGTCCCAGTCACTTTGTCCACATGGAAGGTCACACAGCGACCGTCCTGGCTCCTCCAGGAGCAGCCACCACTGTGACCGTACTGCAGGGGGAAATGTTCCAGACCTCACCGGTGCAGACTGTATGTCCGCACTGCCAGCAGGCAATCATCACCCGCATCTCCCACGATGTCGGCCTCATGAACACACTCTTCTGCCTCTTCTGCTTCTTTGTAGG GTGTGATCTCGGCTGCTGCTTGATTCCCTGTCTGATTGATGACCTCAAGGATGTGACACACACCTGCCCTTACTGTAAGGGCtacatttacacatacaagCGTATATGCTAA